Proteins found in one Magnolia sinica isolate HGM2019 chromosome 5, MsV1, whole genome shotgun sequence genomic segment:
- the LOC131246341 gene encoding PTI1-like tyrosine-protein kinase 3, with amino-acid sequence MRRWLCCIRQPENSYILTDNEIEKSPWGHGDGSERGSKLFSEPNTAPPIEVPELSLEELIEKTDNFSSTSLIGEGSYGRVYYAALDGEKAVAIKKLDVTAEPVSNDEFLTQVSKVSRLKHENFVQLLGYCVEGNVRVLSHEFATVGSLHDILHGRKGVQGAQPGPTLDWMQRVRIAVDAARGLEYLHEKVQPSIIHRDIRSSNVLLFEDFKAKIADFNLSNQAPDMAARLHSTRVLGTFGYHAPEYAMTGQLTQKSDVYSFGVVLLELLTGRKPVDHTMPRGQQSLVTWATPRLSEDKVKQCVDPKLKGEYPSKGAAKLAAVAALCVQYEFEFRPNMSIVVKALQPLLMQKPYAPAPAVAPES; translated from the exons ATGAGGCGGTGGCTCTGTTGTATTCGTCAACCTGAAAACTCTTACATACTCACCGACAATGAAATTGAGAAAAGCCCTTGGGGCCATGGTGATG GTAGCGAAAGAGGCTCAAAGCTGTTTAGTGAACCAAACACAGCACCACCAATTGAAGTACCTGAACTATCTTTAGAGGAACTAATAGAAAAGACTGACAACTTTTCATCAACGTCGTTGATTGGTGAAGGGTCTTATGGTAGAGTATATTATGCAGCCTTAGACGGTGAAAAAGCTGTGGCAATAAAAAAGCTTGATGTTACAGCTGAGCCTGTGTCCAATGATGAGTTTTTGACCCAG GTTTCAAAGGTCTCCAGATTGAAACATGAAAATTTTGTTCAGTTGCTGGGTTACTGTGTTGAAGGAAATGTCCGCGTGCTATCGCATGAGTTTGCAACCGTGGGTTCTCTGCATGACATTTTGCATG GTAGGAAAGGAGTTCAAGGTGCACAACCTGGCCCAACCCTTGATTGGATGCAGAGAGTGAGAattgctgttgatgcagcaaggGGATTGGAGTACCTGCACGAGAAGGTTCAACCTTCTATAATACACAGGGACATAAGATCAAGCAATGTGCTCCTGTTTGAGGACTTCAAAGCCAAAATTGCAGATTTTAACCTTTCTAATCAGGCTCCTGACATGGCTGCCCGTCTTCATTCTACCAGAGTCTTGGGAACCTTCGGTTATCATGCACCAGA gTATGCCATGACTGGTCAGTTGACACAGAAAAGTGACGTGTATAGCTTTGGTGTCGTTCTTCTGGAGCTTCTGACTGGCAGGAAACCTGTGGATCATACAATGCCACGAGGGCAGCAGAGTCTCGTTACTTGG GCAACCCCAAGGCTGAGTGAGGATAAAGTTAAACAATGTGTGGATCCAAAGCTAAAGGGAGAGTATCCGTCAAAAGGAGCTGCGAAG CTAGCTGCTGTGGCAGCACTATGCGTGCAATACGAATTCGAGTTTCGGCCGAACATGAGCATCGTCGTCAAGGCACTCCAACCTCTCCTCATGCAGAAGCCTTACGCTCCAGCCCCTGCTGTTGCTCCTGAGTCTTAA